In one window of Helianthus annuus cultivar XRQ/B chromosome 17, HanXRQr2.0-SUNRISE, whole genome shotgun sequence DNA:
- the LOC110925174 gene encoding uncharacterized protein LOC110925174 yields the protein MDPSLTIVLENVTRELKEIKAKVDKCEFCQGGHDTSACPLLVGEDQVDFVGGGLGRGQPSGFKNNNFGSGWRNNNNNFRSNGPPGFQIAQNPNRGQGSFFGGGSNGQFNEGFNGQVKEGGSNNQVQSGQGSSYDLGDLQRVVRDISRKLEERLPGQFTGNTQQNPNAHAKAITTRSGKTIGNPRVEERVVDEDEEIVDEEIEMEAPGKVQPRLSSASTAQPGESQVEKKVEKMPGDVRPSPLVDHSRVPFPSRLRNQKYSREYRQFLDIFKQLKINLPFIEALQSMPKYAKFLKDLLRNKEKLGELSNIPLNGGCSAVVLTKLPEKLTDPSIFTIPCLFASNTNTRALADLGACINLMPFSLYEKLDLGELSPTRMTLSLADRSVKYPRGIVENLLVKVDKFVFPADFVILDMEADEGVPIILGCPFLRTAKALIDVHDGKITLRVSEERVTFEIERSMNHPSGSDDYSGPCHSVYFLNSFISCVNHCFEYISGADLVVGEKVEEELKRVDEVEVEGSPLIPEVLAVSDDTAQPPPLELKYFHRI from the exons ATGGACCCTAGTTTAACCATTGTGTTGGAAAACGTGACTAGGGAGCTTAAGGAGATTAAAGCTAAGGTAGACAAATGTGAGTTTTGCCAAGGGGGTCACGATACGAGTGCGTGTCCTTTGTTAGTTGGTGAGGATCAAGTTGATTTCGTAGGGGGAGGTCTAGGTAGAGGTCAACCTAGTgggtttaaaaataataattttggttCGGGTTGGagaaataataataacaattttcGCTCAAATGGACCTCCTGGttttcaaatagctcaaaatccaaATAGGGGTCAAGGTTCATTCTTTGGTGGGGGTTCAAATGGGCAGTTCAACGAGGGGTTCAATGGGCAGGTCAAAGAGGGGGGTTCAAATAATCAGGTTCAATCAGGTCAAGGTTCAAGTTATGATCTAGGGG ACCTTCAAAGGGTCGTAAGAGATATATCTAGGAAACTAGAGGAGAGATTACCCGGTCAGTTCACGGGTAACACCCAACAGAACCCTAATGCTCATGCAAAAGCCATTACCACCCGTAGTGGCAAAACCATAGGGAACCCTAGAGTAGAGGAGAGAGTAGTTGATGAGGATGAGGAGATTGTCGATGAAGAGATCGAGATGGAGGCTCCCGGCAAAGTGCAACCGAGGCTAAGCtcagcaagtaccgcacagccCGGCGAGTCtcaagttgagaagaaagttgaaaAAATGCCCGGAGACGTTAGACCTTCTCCCCTAGTAGACCATTCGCGAGTCCCGTTCCCTTCACGTCTTAGGAACCAAAAATACTCAAGGGAATACAGGCAATTCTTAGATATCTTCAAGCAATTGAAGATTAATCTTCCTTTTATCGAGGCACTCCAGTCGATGCCTAAGTATGCGAAATTCTTAAAAGACCTTCTTAGGAACAAAGAGAAGTTAGGGGAATTGTCTAATATCCCGTTGAATGGAGGGTGTTCCGCCGTTGTTTTAACTAAGCTTCCTGAAAAGCTTACCGATCCCAGTATTTTCACTATTCCTTGTCTATTCGCTAGTAATACCAACACTAGAGCTTTAGCCGACTTAGGTGCTTGCATCAATTTGATGCCCTTTTCTCTCTACGAGAAGCTAGACCTAGGAGAGCTTTCACCTACCCGAATGACATTATCGTTAGCTGATCGATCCGTTAAATACCCTAGGGGCATAGTTGAGAATTTGTTAGTTAAAGTAGACAAATTTGTGTTTCCCGCTGATTTCGTAATTCTGGATATGGAAGCGGATGAGGGAGTCCCTATTATACTTGGTTGCCCTTTCTTACGTACTGCCAAAGCACTCATAGACGTTCATGATGGTAAGATCACCCTTAGGGTCAGTGAGGAGAGAGTCACCTTTGAGATAGAGCGTTCCATGAACCACCCGAGTGGTTCGGATGACTATAGTGGTCCTTGTCATTCCGTCTACTTCTTGAATTCGTTCATCTCGTGTGTCAACCATTGTTTCGAGTATATTAGTGGAGCAGACTTAGTTGTAGGAGAGAAGGTAGAAGAGGAGTTGAAGAGGGTAGATGAAGTAGAAGTTGAGGGGAGTCCTTTGATCCCCGAAGTCTTAGCCGTTAGTGATGACACCGCCCAACCCCCACCCTTAGAGCTTAAGTACTTCCATCGCATTTAG